One genomic segment of Plasmodium cynomolgi strain B DNA, chromosome 14, whole genome shotgun sequence includes these proteins:
- a CDS encoding DNA-directed RNA polymerase II 13.3 kDa polypeptide (putative), producing the protein MSVPTLSNKPENIDLLVLAPGEKKVSCEISEKGDCNIFTIKLEDHTIGNLIKQALCQDPKVTFAAYRQPHPLQNTIEITIKPKGYAGVKLLSDNVNSLLSDVSQLRETFKKKVQRYKDKSVYYANE; encoded by the exons ATGTCTGTCCCAACCTTATCGAATAAACCAGAGAACATAGATCTGCTTGTACTGGCGCccggagaaaaaaa AGTCAGTTGCGAAATATCGGAGAAAGGCGATTGCAATATATTTACCATAAAACTGGAGGACCACACCATAGGGAATTTGATAAAGCA GGCACTTTGCCAAGACCCCAAGGTCACGTTCGCAGCATATAGACAACCCCATCCTCTGCAAAACACAATCGAAATAACCATCAAACCGAAGGGTTATGCAGGGGTTAAGTTGCTTTCAGATAATGTGAACAGTTTGCTGTCCGATGTGTCACAGCTGAGGGAAACGTTTAAG AAAAAGGTCCAACGGTACAAGGACAAGAGTGTGTATTATGCAAACGAGTGA
- a CDS encoding hypothetical protein (putative) — protein sequence MDAKCTTGKVAIPRRFKNVILYSNILKSSKRKDAFHLFKKKDTPLKLSQGDNIGKESGSLNCLNELIESVLHKKYEYKNSLKEPIFTISHLASHFMNNSVNLQNVEFDEQNRDEYTYEKNRIGDFLAENNIQVGKNFGQLAQVGTNIPPNKDQPSESIKRDNTDRSQNDGNQNDLNHENKILCLTAKNKIKKEGVICSIPSSYIIHYDYILKQIQKYVHLFSSTYNVNYIKYIFKNNMEDEIKELTPLTILQYDIYKRHVHFLSFMKSSLIFLKFWDVKLTLIITYIHFVSKYVTILLHAYNFNNTFFVLLRNYFAKREKPNGITGENSTRREDQRNDGPSDNPGGNPGDNPGDNPGDNTGDNPSDNPSDNPSDNPKDSHPCNANTEAKLLKPHPTHIDQTNCDLTQKTNDTLKEKTNFFFYKNYEHYINYIVNKKHLSHLPLLFSDSSFLLFNNMNIKNIIYFRRQMLHEILNLLKGDEHGDSNFLFIDKNAIHRILFTNNKHYQRIEKFLTCADNALWEEKRESLHDISLDHTADVNRLYHFALLVGEGNPNGRGSHTNGRGSNPNERGSHPNERSCHPNERSSNPNGEPTPSAPSESLGEAIQSIAYTESLFESLDHFVNYNFLMRIYSYVSSHVIKVKGNITPNGEHSAEGKKKINQIKQGENNPNHSNHYDLKDNVLSSNVKMEKLEKAIHQLTIEECAKHDFNQYEKAEREEENKYMCLIPIIDICNHSNFATNCIIKKEMKKSAKGGFHIAGDSKLDSHSRDGPNRTNEMKDILKETHIDYMPKEAHNREEELPISNLDNVQLISSKDIDRGEEITISYGNLSNDLLLLEYGFIDKQNTKVYFHFDVKIVREIIIQILGFDKLPLTMLESLPQVKVDLFKKLNVVQNNENLYERFDVNSMESAKITRKKKEILNDYVRKNKYFNEYNIFTMKDRINKFYIEEKLQHSHKKNYLYIGTEFIVDPILLATIRVIIYDDLNHLAKVKVTDLVKWEHYLSPLSEVVVLQILIKLIDEIIYEQFYHINYEEILKKGKVPYADLKFLQNKFLQKDLFNSEKSIDVSHSNNFKIVIYNIMKLKELQNARRKLTEKLKQMKGLIKV from the exons ATGGATGCAAAATGTACCACAG GAAAAGTTGCAATTCCGCGGCGGTTTAAGAATGTTATCCTCTACtcgaatattttaaaatcttCAAA ACGCAAAGATGCCTTTCACCTGTTCAAGAAGAAAGACACCCCGTTGAAGTTATCCCAAGGGGATAACATAGGTAAAGAAAGTGGCTCCTTAAATTGCCTAAACGAATTGATAGAATCCGTGTTACATAAGAAATACGAATATAAGAACAGCTTGAAGGAGCCTATTTTTACCATCTCCCATTTGGCTAGCCATTTTATGAACAACTCGgtaaatttacaaaatgtagAATTCGATGAACAAAATAGGGATGAATATACCTATGAGAAAAATAGAATTGGCGATTTTCTCGCAGAGAACAACATACAGGTtggtaaaaattttggacaGCTTGCGCAGGTCGGTACGAATATTCCACCGAATAAAGATCAACCCAGCGAGAGCATCAAAAGGGACAACACTGACCGCAGCCAAAATGATGGTAACCAAAATGACCTCAACCATGAAAACAAAATCCTCTGCTTGAcggcgaaaaataaaattaaaaaggaaggggtCATATGCAGCATACCCAGCTCGTACATAATTCACTATGATTACATTTTAAAGCAAATTCAAAAGTACgtgcaccttttttccagTACTTATAACGTAAActatataaaatacatttttaaaaacaacatGGAAGATGAGATAAAAGAGCTAACCCCCCTCACCATCTTACAGTATGACATTTATAAAAGGCATGTCCActttttatccttcatgAAGTCATCCcttatctttttaaaattctggGACGTGAAATTAACATTGATAATAACATATATCCACTTTGTTTCGAAATATGTGACTATTCTGCTTCACgcatataattttaacaacaccttttttgttctcctGAGGAATTATTTcgccaaaagggagaagccaAATGGGATAACTGGCGAAAATTCGACGCGCAGGGAGGACCAAAGGAATGATGGCCCAAGTGACAACCCAGGTGGCAACCCAGGTGACAACCCAGGTGACAACCCAGGTGACAACACAGGTGACAACCCAAGTGATAACCCAAGTGACAACCCAAGTGACAACCCAAAGGATAGCCACCCTTGTAACGCTAACACAGAAGCGAAACTACTCAAGCCACACCCCACACACATAGACCAAACAAACTGCGATCTTAcccaaaaaacaaatgaCACACTTAAAGAGAAgaccaattttttcttctataaaaattacgaaCATTACATCAACTatattgttaataaaaaacacCTGTCCCATTTGCCACTACTCTTCTCAGACTCctcctttcttcttttcaacaacatgaatataaaaaatataatttattttaggaGGCAAATGCTGCAcgaaatattaaatttactTAAAGGTGACGAACATGGGGACTCCAACTTTTTATTCATTGACAAAAATGCCATACACAGAATCTTATTCACTAACAATAAGCATTACCAACGCATTGAGAAATTCCTAACCTGTGCTGACAACGCCCTTTGGGAGGAGAAACGAGAATCTCTCCACGACATTTCTCTTGACCACACAGCAGATGTTAACAGGTTGTATCATTTCGCTTTGCTCGTGGGGGAGGGCAACCCGAACGGACGAGGCAGTCACACAAACGGACGAGGCAGCAACCCGAATGAACGAGGCAGCCACCCGAACGAACGAAGCTGCCACCCGAACGAACGAAGCAGCAACCCAAACGGAGAGCCAACCCCCAGCGCACCAAGTGAATCCCTAGGTGAGGCTATCCAATCCATCGCGTACACAGAATCCCTATTCGAATCGCTCGATCATTTCGTCAATTACAACTTTCTGATGCGAATATATTCGTACGTCTCCTCGCATGTAATAAAAGTAAAGGGCAACATaaccccaaatggggagcaTTCagcggaggggaaaaaaaaaataaaccaaatAAAACAAGGCGAAAATAACCCAAACCACAGCAACCACTATGATCTGAAGGACAACGTCCTAAGTAGCAacgtcaaaatggaaaagctgGAGAAGGCAATCCACCAGCTCACAATAGAGGAATGCGCAAAGCACGATTTTAACCAGTATGAGAAAGCCgaaagggaggaagaaaataaatacatgtgCCTAATACCAATCATAGACATCTGTAACCATAGCAATTTCGCCACAAACTGTAttatcaaaaaggaaatgaaaaaaagtgcaaaaggTGGGTTTCACATCGCGGGAGATTCCAAGTTGGATTCCCATTCTCGGGATGGCCCCAATAGAACGAACGAAATGAAGGACATTTTGAAAGAGACCCACATTGATTATATGCCAAAAGAAGCACATAATCGGGAAGAGGAACTACCAATTAGTAATTTAGATAATGTTCAATTAATCAGCTCAAAAGATATAGACAGAGGAGAAGAAATCACCATAAGTTACGGCAACCTGAGCAATGACCTTCTACTCCTAGAATACGGATTTATTGATAAGCAAAATACAAAAGTGTACTTCCATTTTGATGTGAAAATTGTaagagaaataattatacAAATATTAGGGTTTGATAAGTTACCCCTAACGATGTTAGAAAGTCTACCACAGGTTAAGGTggatttatttaaaaagcttAATGTTGTCCAGAACAATGAGAATTTGTATGAACGATTTGATGTCAACAGTATGGAGAGCGCAAAAattacgagaaaaaaaaaggaaatactAAACGATtatgtaagaaaaaataaatatttcaacgAGTACAACATCTTTACCATGAAAGATCgcattaacaaattttacatCGAAGAAAAACTCCAACATTCGCATAAGAAGAATTACCTCTACATAGGCACAGAATTTATTGTAGACCCGATCCTACTAGCCACAATCCGAGTTATCATATATGACGACTTAAACCACCTCGCCAAGGTAAAGGTAACAGACTTGGTGAAATGGGAACATTACTTGTCACCCCTATCCGAAGTAGTCGTGTTGCAAATTCTAATCAAATTAATCgatgaaattatatatgaacaatTCTACCATATCaattatgaagaaatattaaagaaGGGAAAGGTCCCATACGCcgatttgaaatttttacagaataaatttcttcaaaaagatTTGTTCAACTCGGAGAAATCCATAGACGTATCGCACAGTAACAACTTTAAAATcgttatttataatattatgaagCTGAAGGAGCTGCAAAATGCGAGGCGAAAGCTTACAGAAAAGTTGAAGCAAATGAAGGGGCTCATAAAGGTCTAA
- a CDS encoding cyclin 4 (putative), translated as MINDIILIDREHIKTPSEEKNVAKDDETKLRIYGCQLIQEAGIILKRKAVTVATAQVLFHRFYFKKSLTDFDVKIIAPSSLYLACKLEEDFCRVYKIISAFYFLYKYEDLRSRHYYFNVKNVKVQHFRIDTESTEYKNMKVEVFTYELLILKEMGFLVHKINQHPHLFLLPYVHSLFNNLNKFDEDLTKKLAQISWGFLNDSMRTTLCCEYQPRCIAVASIFLAAHKLNIPLIRSTNWFALFDVAYEDIKKICIKILQLYKIGTVPHMHTCLLINS; from the exons ATGATAAATGACATTATTTTAATCGATAGGGAACATATAAAAACCCcgagcgaagaaaaaaatgtcgcGAAAGATGACGAAACGAAATTGAGAATATACGGCTGTCAGTTGATACAGGAGGCTGGTATCATTTTAAAGCGGAAAGCTGTTACAGTGGCCACTGCCCAAGTTTTGTTCCAccgcttttattttaaaaagtccTTAACCGATTTTGACGTGAAG ATAATCGCGCCCTCATCGCTATACTTAGCTTGCAAGCTGGAAGAAGACTTTTGTCGTGTGTACAAAATAATCAGTGCCTTTTATTTCCTGTACAAATATGAGGACTTAAGAAGCAGGCACTACTATTTCAACGTGAAAAACGTCAAGGTGCAGCATTTCCGGATAGACACAGAATCGACG GAATACAAAAACATGAAAGTCGAAGTTTTCACGTACGAACTTTTGATTTTAAAAGAGATGGGATTTTTggtacacaaaataaatcaGCACCCCCACTTATTTCTCCTTCCCTACGTacattccctttttaacaatttaaataaatttgatGAGGACTTGACGAAAAAGTTGGCCCAAATTTCGTGGGGCTTTTTAAATGACAG CATGCGGACAACCCTGTGCTGCGAGTACCAACCGCGCTGCATCGCAGTAGCGAGCATTTTCCTGGCCGCACACAAATTGAACATTCCGCTAATTCGG aGCACCAACTGGTTCGCACTATTTGACGTTGCATAtgaagacataaaaaaaatatgcatcaaaATTTTGCAGCTCTACAAAATAGGTACTGTCCCTCACATGCACACGTGCTTATTAATTAACAGTTAA
- a CDS encoding phosphatase (putative), whose protein sequence is MKNLTHKPKEEGENIIIKLEDNTLMEKLEYKLVPKYFLLNNDKHKDAYCLLKKTNSKKIEKDMMNGEKEKKLLKKRQGESENYDGILSLVSSHNNSGVCKLESPDSFPSCHYICEERNAAHRGSIKEGDVKKVQSRKNNKNAINQLGEQKYNLASRNPVHLTPNGKNVGRTKNENTHFRKENFVRLLRNSSKKILCSAEKVKIFKNLFLKIKRKDENFFCDSKEGADSLGKSVTGECSPPEGCVICPRGEEATEESAKEHRRDENKIFTISCTAKLNGKGRSTGRRNGETFSEDSPKNNRMKKEENDLKGNSDTVTNEKEEHKYILDNSLNDNTKKTYPVMYKDESKSTKFLEKILKEKKNRMNNLLLLNIARDRPFKPKEITKLSRLKRDSGTISYADKIPKQALQPSGDGATLEYCASDMNIKQCGVGGHERRITLEDKTEVAAKRRNEKQLGDVIRKENVNFILCKNSMKADKMDKIKVNGLHISSSNKKIIASFARRRTQKGKKEIAKVVESEEKGRKNHTDRDEYRVSQIMQYNEKCEVAVEQRGGRNHVKDHPAQETHMWNTWALSVQQNKNDDPQEVVPQEVVPQEIVAKVRVSNEEHQGKVRRTIKDAAELQKRYPIAVEQTNCGYQSDPVCKKVSDKMGKKGEDTFHFLYEQNGKTNGGGETPCGGINVKKINPLETPSQDTSIIADTVNSPNNRKEEKCSKKKLFFFEKNKLRIKNFINKNEIFNLTRKGESRKMKSEKGDMRVSHASEKFSPHSFATPNDSMSKFGNIKMVSGVNHAYNSSMFNKKIVEKKIKVEEEVLSAYPVEVSHTKRKDEDHTLMDEKRIASVEDVSTDTDVLMRVCIGNQLDGSLKHGVNVMNENDSLDESEGDPLANGRTDEDNPICEKSSNTDRSNNYTNVVNEDEKCNHSMSYDKQKLLMKDLITSVSKEKNYDNPYQQKKKVLEERKEKNTDRTSEQKCEDSKMERKINGLKRKKKKFRSYFMKFRSFLFFQNRKKTSTVATLTEENGSNKVIRKKKFHLKRKKKMKKLKSLRLLNMYSSKKMMDKSSNERAADSHCENYQTREFLLGEQREEERGRKTIVLDLDETLVHSTLRGERYNSFRIHIELGDGRCVIYVNKRPGVEHFFKEISKHYEVVIFTASLPKYANAVIDKLDKDNICAYRLFRESCTFWNNNYVKDLKILGRDLNNVVIIDNSTFVHKFCEDNCILIKSWFDDPTDKELYKLIPFLKKLSKKKSVIRELRKYNKKKRKRKF, encoded by the exons ATGAAGAACCTCACTCATAAGCCCAaggaagagggagaaaacaTCATTATAAAGTTAGAGGACAATAcattaatggaaaaattggagTACAAGCTAGTAccgaaatattttttactaaacAATGACAAGCATAAGGATGCCTACTGCTTGCTGAAGAAAACGAATTCTaagaaaatcgaaaaggaTATGATGAATggggagaaagagaaaaaattactcaAAAAGAGACAAGGCGAAAGCGAAAATTATGATGGGATACTCAGTTTGGTTTCAAGTCATAACAACAGTGGTGTGTGCAAATTGGAATCCCCCGATTCTTTCCCCAGTTGTCATTACATATGTGAAGAAAGGAATGCTGCTCACCGGGGGAGCATCAAAGAGggggatgtaaaaaaagtgcaaagcaggaagaacaacaaaaatgctATTAACCAGTTAGGTGAACAGAAATATAATTTGGCGAGCCGAAACCCTGTTCATCTTACTCCGAATGGTAAAAACGTGgggagaacaaaaaatgaaaacacacATTTtaggaaggaaaattttgtacGTCTATTGAGAAATTCTTCTAAAAAGATTCTATGTTCAGctgaaaaagtaaaaatttttaaaaacttatttttgaaaataaaaaggaaggatgaaaattttttttgcgattcAAAGGAGGGAGCAGATAGCCTGGGAAAAAGTGTAACAGGCGAATGCTCTCCACCTGAGGGGTGTGTGATATGCccaaggggggaggaggcaaCGGAGGAAAGTGCGAAAGAACATAGAAGAgacgaaaacaaaatttttacgaTCTCTTGTACAGCCAAGTTAaacggaaaaggaagaagcacagGCAGAAGGAACGGCGAAACCTTTAGCGAAGACTCCCCCAAAAATAAcagaatgaaaaaggaagaaaacgacCTAAAGGGTAATTCTGATACGGTGACAAATGAGAAAGAGGaacataaatacattttaGATAATTCCCTAAATGATAACACGAAAAAAACGTATCCTGTAATGTATAAGGATGAAAGTAAAAgcacaaaatttttggagaaaattttaaaggaaaaaaaaaacagaatgaATAATCTCCTTCTTTTAAACATCGCAAGAGATAGGCCATTCAAGCCAAAGGAAATAACAAAACTGAGCAGGCTGAAAAGGGATAGCGGTACCATCTCGTATGCAGATAAAATTCCCAAACAGGCATTGCAGCCAAGTGGTGATGGCGCTACCCTTGAGTATTGCGCATCAGACATGAACATAAAACAGTGTGGTGTCGGGGGGCACGAGAGGAGAATCACTTTAGAGGATAAAACGGAAGTTGCGGCCAAGCgtagaaatgaaaaacagtTGGGAGATGTTATAAGGAAGGAAAATGtcaacttcattttgtgtaaaaattcgATGAAGGCagacaaaatggacaaaataaaGGTAAATGGGTTGCACATCTCCAGTAGcaataagaaaataattgcatCATTTGCGCGTAGAAGGACGcagaaagggaagaaggaaattgCTAAAGTGGTGGAAAGTGAGGAGAAGGGTCGGAAGAACCACACTGATAGGGATGAATATCGTGTGAGCCAAATTATGCAATACAATGAAAAGTGCGAAGTGGCCGTCGAACAAAGAGGAGGACGCAACCACGTTAAGGACCACCCTGCACAGGAGACTCATATGTGGAATACATGGGCTCTCTCTGTACAAcagaacaaaaatgatgatcCCCAAGAGGTTGTTCCCCAAGAGGTTGTTCCCCAAGAGATTGTTGCCAAGGTGAGAGTATCCAATGAAGAGCATCAAGGTAAAGTTAGACGTACCATCAAAGATGCTGCAGAATTACAGAAAAGGTACCCAATCGCAGTTGAGCAAACGAATTGTGGGTATCAGTCAGACCCAGTTTGTAAAAAGGTTagtgacaaaatggggaagaaaggGGAGGATACTTTTCACTTCttgtatgaacaaaatgggaagacaaacggggggggagaaacacCCTGTGGGGGAATAAACGTAAAGAAGATAAACCCCTTGGAGACACCCTCCCAAGACACATCAATAATCGCGGACACAGTTAACAGCCCGAATAacagaaaggaagaaaaatgtagcaaaaagaaactcttcttttttgaaaaaaacaaattgaggATAAAAAActttattaacaaaaatgagatatTTAATCTGACCAGAAAAGGAGAGAgtagaaaaatgaaaagtgaaaagggaGACATGCGAGTGAGCCATGCATCGGAGAAGTTTTCCCCACACAGTTTTGCAACACCAAATGATTCTATGAGCAAATTtgggaacataaaaatggttaGCGGTGTAAATCACGCATATAATAGTAGCAtgttcaataaaaaaatagtcgagaagaagataaaagtggaggaagaagtccTTTCTGCGTATCCAGTAGAAGTGAGCCacacgaaaaggaaagatgAGGATCACACTCTTatggatgaaaaaagaatagcGAGTGTGGAGGACGTAAGCACAGACACGGATGTTTTAATGCGCGTTTGCATTGGAAACCAACTTGATGGAAGCTTGAAACATGGTGTAAATGTAATGAACGAAAATGACAGCTTGGATGAAAGTGAAGGTGATCCCCTTGCAAATGGGAGAACTGATGAAGACAACCCAATTTGCGAAAAGAGTAGCAACACGGACCGTTCGAATAATTACACGAATGTGGTCAATgaagatgaaaaatgtaaccACAGCATGTCATACGATAAACAGAAATTACTGATGAAGGATTTAATAACCAGCGTATCGAAGGAAAAGAATTATGACAATCCTTAtcagcagaaaaaaaaagtgcttgaagagagaaaggaaaaaaatacggaCAGAACCTCTGAGCAGAAATGTGAAGACTCCAAAATGGAACGCAAAATAAATggattaaaaaggaagaaaaaaaaatttcgatcGTATTTTATGAAGTTCAGgtcctttctctttttccagAATAGAAAGAAGACCAGCACAGTGGCCACCCTCACTGAAGAAAATGGATCCAATAAAGTtattagaaaaaagaagtttcatttaaaaaggaaaaaaaaaatgaaaaaattgaaaagttTACGGTTGCTAAACATGTATAGCTCGAAGAAAATGATGGACAAAAGCAGCAATGAAAGGGCAGCAGATAGCCATTGCGAAAATTACCAAACGCGGGAATTTTTGTTGGGAGAAcagagggaagaagaaagg gggaggaagaccATCGTGCTCGACCTAGACGAGACGCTTGTTCATAGCACGTTACGGGGGGAGAGGTACAATTCTTTCAGGATCCAC ATCGAGCTGGGTGACGGACGCTGTGTAATTTATGTGAATAAGAGACCAG gcgtggagcatttttttaaggaaatATCGAAACATTACGAAGTGGTTATTTTCACAGCTAGCTTACCcaag TATGCAAATGCCGTTATCGACAAGTTGGATAAGGACAACATCTGCGCGTACCGACTGTTTAGGGAATCCTGTACCTTTTG GAATAATAACTATGTGAaggatttaaaaatattgggaCGGGACTTAAACAACGTCGTTATCATTGAT AATTCAACCTTCGTCCATAAGTTTTGTGAAGACAACTGCATCTTAATCAAAAGCTG GTTTGACGACCCAACTGATAAGGAGCTTTACAAATtaatcccctttttaaaaaaattgtcaaagaag AAATCAGTTATACGTGAACTGAGAAAGTAtaacaagaaaaagaggaaaagaaaattttag